CCGGCCTCGCCCGCGATCGCGCGCATGGTGGTCTTCGTGTAACCGTTCTGCTCGAACAGGCGCAGGGCGGCGTCGATGATCTGCCGGCGAGTTTCCTCACCGCGTGCGGTCGCGGGTTCGGGGCGGGGCATGGGGCTCAGGCTAGCTGGGCGGCGTCGACCACCATCGGGGGCACACCGGCCTGCTGCTCCTTGTGCCGGCCGCGGCGAATCTTGTTCAGCGCGATCAGATTCGCGAAGTGCATCCCGCCCAGCACCAGCAGCACCCGGCCGAGTTTCATGGCCAGCTCCTCGATGGCGACCCGCCCGTCCTCGACCGGCACGCTGATGCGCAACGCCAACGCCACGAAGCCGGCGTTCACGAGCCAGAACCCGATCACCAGCAGATGATTCACGGCTTCGGCCAGATCGCGGTCGCCGTTCATGACGTCCACCAGAAAGCGGGCGCCGGTGCGATGCAGCACCCGCGCCACCCAGAAGGTGACCGCCAAGCTGACGATCGTATAGGCCATGTATGTGATGACGACGAGGTTCATTGTCCCAGCTCCTTGCAGTTTTGAACGTGTTCAACTCAGAGACTAGGCCGGTGTTTGAACATGTTCAAGTGTGAGGGCCGCGACAACCCGATGCTCCGCGACCACCCGCGCCCCGCCTCCGCGTGTGGCCTGATTCGGGTACTGGGGTACCAACCGCCTAGACTGTCGCCCATGCGGATGTTCCTGGATATCCTCCTCGTTATCACCAGCGTGCTGCTGGTGCTGCTGGTGCTGCTGCACCGCGCCAAGGGCGGAGGTCTGTCCAGCCTCTTCGGTGGTGGCGTGCAGTCGAGCCTGTCGGGCTCGACCGTGGTGGAGAAGAACCTCGATCGGATCACGATCTTCCTCGGACTGATCTGGTTCATCTCGATTCTCGGCATCGGCCTCGAGATCAAGTTCGCCTGACACCCACGTTCGGAGAAATCGCCCGGGCACCGCAGACGGTGCCCGGGCGATTCGTCGTGGTCAGGCCGGATTGCCGTGCAGCGGAGCCAGATTGGCCAGCGCGGCGGTCAATGCCCGGCGGGCGTCGGCGCGGCTGATGGGGGTGTCGTCGTCGAGGGCGGCCAGTTCGATGGTCAGGAAGTCGCGGATCAGATCCGACATGCTGACCCCGCGGTGCTCGGCCTCGGCGCGAATGCGCTGGTCCATCGCCCACGGCAGCCGGACGGTGCGCAGGACGGTGACGGGGGTGTCGGGGCCGGGGAGGTCGGGTTCGGGGGCGTCCTCGTCGAAGGTGAGGTTGTCGAGGAATTCCCGGGCTTCGTCGGCCGCGTGGGGGTAGCCCCGGTCGGGATAGTCATTCATGGTCGGCCTCCCATTGTTCGAACTGGGCGAGGAGCCCGCCGGTCACCGGGGTGACACCGACGACCTGCTGATCCCACTGCGACAGTGGCCGCACCACCACCGCCAGCGGCTGCCCGGCGCCGGTGCGGCCGATGATCATCAGGGCGGGCAGTCCGCCCGTACCGCGTACCGGCCGCGGCCAACGCCGGCCCGGGCCGGTCAACAGCCGCGTGATCTCCTCGGGCGCAATGCCGAGTCGTGCCGCGACGTCCAGGGCCCACTCGGGAATCTCGTATCCCACGGCCGCATAATACGATCGTAAAACAGCTGGTCGCCACCTGTCGACCAGGGTGTCGCGCCGACACCCCGCACGCGGGCGAAATGTGTGGATTCGGTGAAGGTCACCGCGACCGGGGTGACCGCCTGGCACCCGGTCTGCATCATGAACGCATGGACCCGGTGAAGACGGTCGCGCCGAGCCTTGCGGGGGTGCTGGACCGGAATCTGTTCTGGATGGTGTGGAACAGCGTCTTGGCATGGATTCCAGTGGCGTTGGCGCTGCTGGTGTTTCGCGGCGCCCGCGCGGACGAACGACGGCTGCCGATGTCGCCGATGTGGTGGGGCGGGCTGGGGTTGCTGCTGCTGTTTCTGCCCAACGCCCCGTATGTGGTGACCGATCTGGTGCATCTGCGCGACGATATTCGCGCCGCCGGCAACGGCCCGGTGGTGACGACGATCCTGCCGGTGTACGCCGGTTTCATCGCCTCGGGTTTCGTGGCCTACTACC
This sequence is a window from Nocardia yunnanensis. Protein-coding genes within it:
- the secG gene encoding preprotein translocase subunit SecG, whose product is MRMFLDILLVITSVLLVLLVLLHRAKGGGLSSLFGGGVQSSLSGSTVVEKNLDRITIFLGLIWFISILGIGLEIKFA
- a CDS encoding DUF1361 domain-containing protein — its product is MDPVKTVAPSLAGVLDRNLFWMVWNSVLAWIPVALALLVFRGARADERRLPMSPMWWGGLGLLLLFLPNAPYVVTDLVHLRDDIRAAGNGPVVTTILPVYAGFIASGFVAYYLVLAELGRFLTARGLGAWRTPATITIHMLCAIGVFLGRWVRLNSWEPVVQPRGTFDRMLLALSWNWAPVLITAVFVATALGHFVTRAVVETGMESLRRGARLVRTRRFA